From Streptomyces sp. SAI-135:
GAATTCCCGCGCTCCCGGCACGTCGGTGACGACCACGGGGCGGGAGCATGCCATGGCTTCCAGCGGGGCGAGTGCCATCCCCGCTTCCCAGCGCGAGGCCAGCACCACGAGATCGGCCGCGAGATACCAGTCACGGGGATCGACGACGGCTCCCGCGAACCCGACTGTGGGCGACGCCCGTGCCGTCAGGAGCGAACCGTCCGGACCGCTCCCGACCAGCACCAGCCGTGCCTCCGGCAGCCGGGCCTCCACCTCCGTCCAGGCGTCGAGCAGCACGTCCTGCCCCTTCTGTCGGCACAGACGTGCCACGCACACCGCCAGTGGTCCCGTGCCAAGGACGCCGAGGCGGTACCGCGCGGCCGCACGCGAGGAGGCCCCCGGCGGGGTGAGCCAGTCGAGGTCCACCCCGTTGCGGACGACCGTGCACCGGGACCGGATGCCCGCGGCCACTCCCTGGGCACGCTCGCCCTCGCTGACACACACCACCTGGTGGGCCCAGCGGGCTCCCGCCCTCTCCCACCGCACGGCGGCGGTCCGCAAAGCGGGGGACACGGCGGCGAACGGCCATGCATGCGGTTGATAGACGGTGGGAAGGCGCCCGCGCAGCGCCAGGCGGCCTGCGAGGCCCGCCTTCGCGCTGTGCAGGTGCACCACGTCCGGTCGCACCAGGTCCACGATGCGCCGCACTCCGGCGACCTCGCCCGGAAGCGCCGGACCGGGCGACCGTACGGCGTCCCAGCACACCGTTCGGGCCCCGCGCTGCGCTGCTGTCCACGTCAGCGTGCCGACGCCCGGACACGCCACGGTCACCCGGTCGCCTTTCGCGCACTGCCCGGCGGCCAGGTCCGTGACCACTCGGGCGACGCCTGCTTCGCTCGACTGGGTGATGTGCAGGATGGCCCGTGTCACGGCGCCGCACCCTTCCGTGACAGGAGCGGATCTGCCGGAGCACGGACGGTCCGGTCCGGCGGCTCATGCCCGTGCGGGTGCCCGTCCGGGGCACCCTTGTCCGGCCGGCGCAGGGTGCGCACCGGTTTCGTGAGCCGCCGGGCCACGGTGGCGCTGAAGCGCACCGACTCGGCGACCGCGGGCAGCGGATCGTCCCCGCTCAGCCAGGCCCGTTCGAGGTCGCGCCGCGGCAGCGCTGTCGGGAGCCGGCGTTCGCGCCAGGCGGTCACCGTCGCCGATACCGCGTCCAGATTGCCCACGATGAAGCCCCGGTCGTCGATCTGTGTGCCGTCCGGGACGTGCCGATCTGTCAGGTCGAGGTACATCGCCCGGACCACGTCCATTCCTCCCGCGGTGCTGAAGAGGCGGAACTGCTGTCCGAACCGAGGGTTGAAGTCCACCAGCTTGTACAGGCCGTCGCGCCGGTCGAAGCGCCAGTCGAGGTCCGCGATCCCGCGGTAGCCGAGGGCTCGGCACAGCTCTGCTGCCAGGGTGGCCAGGACGGTGTTGGCCCGGGCCCGCGCCCGGGTGGTGAGGCCTGTCCCGGGCGGCCAGGAGCGGAGCTTGCGCCCGGTGAAGACGAGCCGGGGTATGCCTCCCGCGTCCACGTAGAGGTGGGTGAACCACTCCTCGGCACGTTCCAGAGGGATGTACTCCTGCACGACGACGGAGGGAGAACCGGCCCTCCCGCACCGGGCGAGCAGCTCGGCCTCGTCGCGGACCACTGTGGTGTGCCCGACGGCTGGGTCGTTGAGCTTGGTGAACGGCTCCCTGTCCTTCAGGACCACGGGAAAGCCCCAGTCACGGCCCACCGCGACCAACTCGGCGCGGTCGACCGGCGATCGGGTCCGGGGAGTGGGCACGCCGTACTCCTGGCAGATTCCGTGCAGCCCCTCCTTGCTGGCCAGTCTGCGGGGCAGCCCGGGCGGCACAGGGGGAAGCACGAACCGTTCGGCCAGACGGTCGGCGTTCTCCGCCAGCAGGACGGCGGCCTCGTCGCCCTCCGCCACAGCGACGGTGGGGCGCCCGATCTCCCGGCCGATCCGCAGGAGGGCCGAGACCAGCTCCGAAGCGTCCTCCCCTCCGGTCGTCGGTCGGACGAAGCGGCCGGCGAGATGTCGTGAGAGGGCGACCGGGGTGAAGCGGTCCTCGACCATGGCGTACGTCGGCACGCCCATACGCCCCAGTGTGCGCACCACCCCGAGGCCGCCGTGCAGCTGCGGAAACCGGCCCACCTTGACGAGCAGCGCCGGTGCTCGGTCGCTCATGCGGGGCTCCTTCGGTGCGCGCGTCGACCGGGGTCAGGCCACGGCACGGTTCAGCTGGCGCCGGTCCGGCGCACGACCGCGGACGGCGTCCGCAGCAGGATGGACAGGTCCAGGGCGGCCGACCAGTTCTCGACGTAACTCACGTCGAGTCGGATCCGCTCTTCGGTCGGCAGGCGAGAGCGGCCGCTGACCTGCCACAAACCGGTCATGCCCGGCTTCACCAGAAGCCGGTGACTCCCGTCTTCGCTCAGGGCGGCGACCTCGTCCTTCACCAGTGGTCTCGGACCGACCAGGGACATCTGGCCCGCCAGCACGTTGAACAGCTGCGGCAGCTCGTCCAGGGAGGACGAGCGCAGGAAGGACCCCGCGCCGGTGACCCGAGGGTCGTCCGCGATCTTGAAGAACCGGTCGCTGCCGTAATGGTTGAGGTGGGCGAGCTCGCCCTTGCGCCGATCCGCGCCACGGTGCATGGTCCGGAACTTCAGAAGAGTGAATTCATGACTGTCGCGCCCGATTCTGCGTTCCCGGAAGAACGCGGGACCTGGGCTGTCGAGCCGTACCCAGGCACCGATGACCACCATCAGTGGAGTCAGCAGCAGGATGCCCAGCAGGGCCAGCAGACGATCGGTCAGCTCCTTGGGGAGGCGGGGCAGCCCGGAAAGCGCGGGCGCGCGCAGCTGCAGAAGGGGCACCCCGGCGACCGGACGCACGGCCAGTCTCCGGGCCGCGACGTCGGCGAGGACCGGCGCGAGCATCAGGTCGACGCCCTCCGCCCGCAAGTCCCAGGACAGCCGCCGCAGTCTATCGGCACCCAACTCGGGGCCCGGCAACGCGATGACCGCGTCGCAGCCGGTCCGCCGTACCACCCTGAGCAGGTCCATGGCGTCGCCGGACATCCCGGCCTCCGCGCCGGCCCGGCCGTCGGCGGCCGTCGGGCCGGCGCGGTGGACTGCGACGACCTGCGGCCGCGGGCCGTGCCCCCGGCGCAGTGCCGCAATCAACTCGGAGGCGGACTCGGCCGGGCCGAGTACGAGCACCCGGCCGGCGCTCCGGCCTGGACCCGAGCGCAGGCGAGCCGGTCGGTACCGGCGCAGGCCGACCGTCAGTGCGGCGGCGAGCGGCAGCGCGACCAGCGCGTCGTGCAGCAGGTCGTCGCGCGGCGCGAACCACCATGCGGTACCGGCCGCTGCGGCGGCCAGGCAGGCCGCCCCCATAACCCGGCGGGAACACCCCGTGTCGGCGGCGGGCCCGTATGCCCGCTGTGACGCCAGCGAGAGGAGCCACAGCGGAACGAGCAGGGCCGGGACGAACCAGCGATGGAAGAGCAGCTGCACCCCGCACGCGGCGATGGCCGCGGCGGTCGCGTCGACCGCGACCAGGAGCGGGACGGAAGATCTGCGGCGACGGCGCATGCGTGAGCTTCCCGCGGTCTTCGCCGGCCCGGTGCCGGTCGTTTCGTCCACGACGGCCATGGTTCGCAACCTCACCTCTTGGCCGGTCTTGAATGCCCAAACCTGTACGTTTACGATGTATACATACATACGCTGCACAAGGGCCGAAAGTCAAGAAACCGGGAAGCCATGAAGCCTTCAGGACACACCGAAGTCGCCGTGGTCGGAGCAGGCCCCTACGGACTCTCGATCGCCGCCCACCTCCGGGGCCGCCGCGTGCCGTACCGGATCTTCGGGGAGCCGATGCAGGGCTGGCGCTCGCACATGCCGCGCGAGATGCACCTCAAGTCGTCCCCGTTCTCCTCGTCGATCTCCGCCCCCGCACCGGGGTACGGGCTCGGAGATTTCCGGGTCCAGGAGGGACGCCACCCGGGCCGCGAGCGGGAGCCGGTGCCGCTGTCCGAGTTCGTGCGCTACGGGATCTGGTTCCAGCAGAACTGCGTCCCCGAGCTGGAGCGGACCGCGGTGTGCTGCCTCGACCGCTCCCACGACGGCCGGTTCCGGGTCACGCTGGACTCCGGGGAGGAGTTCGCCGCGCGCACCGTCGTGGTCGCCACGGGCGTCCATCCCTTCGCGTACGTACCACGGGAGTTGACCGGGCTGAGGGACGACGGCCTCGTCTCGCACACGGCGGATCACACCGACCTGGCGGTGTTCGAGGGACGACGCGTCGTCGTGGTGGGCAGCGGCCAGTCCGCCCTGGAGACCTCGGCCCTGCTGAACGAGGCCGGAGCACGGCCCACGGTGGTCGCCCGCAGCCGCCCGTCCTTCGGCCCTCCTCCCGAGGCCGACTGGGCGCAGGACCGTCCGCTCCACGCTCGACTGATGTGGCCGGAGGCCGCGATGGGCACGGGATGGCCGCTGGTGGTCTGCAGCCGCGGACCCGCGGCCATCCGTCACATGCCGGCCCACATCCGTGCCCACCTTCTGCGCACGGTCCTGGGGCCGTCCGGCGCATGGTGGCTCCGAGAACGCGTGCAGGGCCGTGTTCCGGTGCTGCCCGGCCGTAGTCTCCGCTCGGCGGCGCGCGAGAACGGCGGTGTGCGGCTACAGGTGTCGGATGCTGGCGGAGACGTGGAGACCCTGTACGCCGACCACGTCATCGCGGGGACCGGATACCTGGTGGACATCGACAGGGTGGCCCTGCTGAGCCCGGAACTGCGCCGGGCGGTGCGCAAGAACGCGGTCGGTCCGCCCCAGTTGGCCGGTGCGCCGCGACTGTCCGCCGACTTCCAGGCCTCGGTGCCCGGCCTGTACTTCGCGGGGCTGGCCGCAGCTCCCACCTTCGGGCCGCTCCTGCGATTCGTGTGCGGCACGGGCTTCACCGCCCGCCGGATCAGTGACTCACTGGCAGCGGGCAACGCGGCACGGAACAAGTGAGGCGACGCATGACCCATGGGACAGACGCCCGCGGTGGACGGCGCGTCGGCGACCGGGGACGCTACGGGCGGCTGAGCCGCGAGCGGGTGCTGACGGCCGGTCTCGATGTGGTGGACCGTGAAGGACTGTCCGCGCTGAGCATGCGCAGGCTCGGCGCGGAGCTGGAGGTGGAGGCCATGGCCCTCTACCGTTACGCGGCGGGCAAGGAGGCACTGCTGGACGGCCTGGTCGAGGCTCTGTACCTCGAACTCGAGGAGAATCTGGCATCCTCCGAGCCGGCACCGGGTGAAGGAGTCGGCGAGCCCGTTCCATGGCGCGACGAGCTGCACCGCATCGCCCAGGAGAGCCGCCGCGTCTCCCTGGCACACCCCCATGTCGCGCCGCTGCTCGCCACCCGCATGCTGGCTGTGCCCCTGGCCCGGCGCCCGATGGCGGTGCTGCGGTTCCACGAGCGCCTCCTGGCCCTCTTCGACCGGGCCGGCATGGACGAACGCACCGCCGCGCTGGTCCTGCATGCGGTCACCGCCTGGCTCCTCGGCTATTTCCTGGTCGAGCTGCGGGCCATGGTGGACAACCCCGAGGAGCCTGAGCCCGCGTTCCGGCTCGGCCTGCATCTCATGCCCGCGCAGGAACTCCCGCGGCTGCGGGCCATCGCGCCCGGTCTCGCCGAGCGCGGAGGGCCCGAGCCACTGGCCGCAGGCCTGAACGCCCTGCTCGACCGGTTCATCGTCGGCACGTGACGGCAGGGCACGTGACGGCAGGGTGTCAGGTCATCCCGACGTCGGTGCGGGCGCCTGCATGGCGTGGAAGCCCGCGAAGAGCAACTCGGTGTTGTCCGCCCTGAGCCCTACTCCGCCCGGTCGGCGCAGCGGCCCCGGGGTGCGGTCCTCGGCCGTGAGAACGGTCTTGCCGTCGATGTCGAGTCGGAGCCGGACTGATCCCGAGTCCAGGTTGACGGCGCTTGCCGACACCCGGTGCCAGGTGTCGTAGGAGATGGCGTGTCTGCCCTCGGCCAGGGTGGCGTAGCCTCCGGTGTCCTCGTCCTCCGGGCCCCAGCCCGGAATCTTGCGCTTGATCACCACCGCGCCGTCGCGGCGGCGGAAGCTGATCGCGTACAGCTCGTCGGGGCTGTGGTACCGCAACCAGATGTGGCCGCCGTCCCAGTCCCGGGCGGGGGTCTTCGGCGTGGTGACGGGCGGTTCCAGTCGACTCCGCACACTCACCGTGACCGGACCGAAGTCGCGCCGACGCGAGACCAGACGGAAGACGGCCGAGTCGGTGTGACGGGCGGAGTCGGCGCCGGTGTCGCCGACGTCGGGCACGCCCGTCCAGCCCGCGCCGTCCTTGGCGAAGAGGGAACCGCTGGTGGCGATCCAGTCGCGGGACGCCCTCGCCTGCCGATTGCGCGGGTGGAGGTAGGCGAACTCATTGGTGACCAGGCCCCCCTTGGCGAAACGCGGCTCGAACGGGGCGAAGCCCGGCTCTGCGTCGACTGCGGGCTTGCGTGGTGTCTCCCCGGTCATCCTCATGACCAGGGCCGTGCCGGTCCCGATGAACGCGGCGGTGGCCAGCAGCAGGACGAAGACGAGTGTTCGCCGGGAGGCCCTCCGGCCCTCGGTCCGGAGGGCGCTGCGTGGCTCGTCGCTCATCCGCCCGCCACGGGTACGACCTTGAGGCCGGCGAGGGGCGGCCAGGAGAGCCGGGTGGCGTCCCGGTATGCGGCGTAGGCCACGCCTCCGGCCTCTCCCTCGGCGGGCAGCGTCATCCGAACCGTGCCGTCCACCCTGATCACCGTGGACCGGCCGGTCACCGTGACCGACACCTGGTGGGAGTCGGCCGCCTTCAGGTCGCGTGCTCCGACCAGGCTCTGACTGTCGGCGTTCCCGGAGAGCACCTCCAGGCGGCTGTGGGAGACCTGCACGCTGATCACCTGCGGACTGCCCACCCTGACCTGAATTGCACCTTTCACCCCAGAATCGTACAGCTTGGAGATGGTGCCGCTCGTCGTGTAGTCGGTCCATTCCTGCGTACGGGCGGGCTCGTACGCCCCCAGGGACGACAGGGCGACACGGCCCAGGGGCGTGATCGCACCGTCCTTGATCTGGAACGGCGCACGCACCCCGGGGGCGCTCTGCCAGTAGGCGTTGGGGGCGAGCGGCGCCGATTCGGTCACGGTCTGCCGGGTGACGGCGGCCGTGGGGGTCTTCTGCGGCAGGGGGGAAAGACGCAGCTCGCTGAAGGCCGGGGGTGCGGCGCCCGTACGGTTGCTGCCGACCCGGATGCCGAAGCCCCCGGTGAGTTCGGTGGCGGGGACGTTCTCGGCGACCCAGCTGAGCTCGGTGGTGCCGTCCACCCGGGCCGTGGTGGTGGCGCCGCGCACACTGACGCTCAGGGTGTGCGAACTCTTCTGCGCCAGCTTGCGGACGACCACCTTCCGTCCGCCGTGTTCGAGTGTGGCCGTGTCTTGGCTGACGCTGATCACCACCAGGTTCCTGGTGCGGTTGCGTACCGAGACGGCGGCCTGGTTGGTCCCGTTCGCGAGCCCGGTGATGGTGGCGTCCACCCGGTAGTCGGTCCAGTCCACGCTCCCGAGAGGGCGATAGGCGGCGGCGGCGTAGTGGTCCGTGCCCGCGAAGGGCCTGCGCCCGGTGAAGACGTCGATGCCGCGCCCACCGGTGCCGTCGTCGCGCGTCCACAGCGCGGGTTCGGTCAGCGGGGAGGAGGCGACGGGCGGCCTCTGGGTCCACTCGGCGACGTCGGAGAGCAGCTCGTCGGGGGTGGTCGAGTCGGTCACCTCGAGCCGCTGGACCGTCCGGTCCGCCGCGGCACGGCGGCTTGCGGCGACCGGCGGCCCCAGCGGATCGGGCGACTTGTTGGACAGCGTGGCCGCGTAGTGCTTGGACAGCAGGCTCCGCAGAGTGGACCCGGTAGGCAGGTTTCCGCGCTCGGAGGCCTCGCTGAAGGGGTAGGCGAAGAGCTGGGGCGTCGGCAGGCCGTGGCTCCTGAACTTGTCGATGTTCGTCCTGATGTCCGCGGACACCCGTGCCTGGTACTCCGACCGGGTCTCCAGCCGGTGCCGGTCGTTCAGCCACAGCCGGTTGGAGAGGGCGGAGCCGCGGTGGCCTGCGGCGTCCGTGGGGGCGCGGTGGTGCAGGTTGTGGGTGTGCGCCTGGAAGTCCCACCGGCCGGAGCCTGCCATCCGCCCGATCTCCCGCCAGGAGAGGTAATAGGGGCGGTCGTCCACCCGGGAAGTGATCAGGAAGACGGAGCCGTGCAGGTGATGCCGGGCCAGGATGCGGTCCGCATTGCTCCACAGCCCCCGTGGGCCGTCGTCGAAGGTGATGAAGACCGACCTGGGCGGAGCGGGGCCGCCCTTGAGGTAGTTGACGAACTCCTGGCTGGTCAGGCTGCGGTACCCCGCCTTCTTCAGCGCGGCCATCTGGGCGTCGAACGCGGCGGGCGTGACCACGTACTTGCTGGGGTTGCCGCTGTTGACGTCGTGGTAGGTCAGCACGACCGGTGCCGTGGCCGCCGGCAGCTCCAGGGACAGCCGTGACGCCGTCGCGGCCGCGGTGGCGTCGATGTGGGTGACCGGCGGGCTGGCCTGCTTGCTCACGTACTTCTGCTCCAGGTAGTACTGCGAGGCCACGTAGAACGGCAGCATGAGGACGGACAGGGCGAGCAGGATCAGCCCGGCGCGAACCAACCAGTGGCCGAGAAGGCGGACGCTTCGCCCTGCCCGACCGCGGAGGGCATCGAGCAGGGGGTTCGGCTCCGGCGTGGGCCCGGTCGCGGTCACGGGAGGATGCCTCCTCGGGTGAGCACCATCGAGTACAGGAGCCCGACCACGGCGAGGGACAGCAGGAGGCCGAGCAGGCGTCCCGCCCTGCGGAGGTGGACCTTGTACGGGTTGATCACCGGGTGGCACTCCTCGACCGGCTCCCTCGCCGGAGGACGACGGGGCGATCCGGCGGTGGTCGCCCGGGTGGCCGGTCCTGATGGCGAGCCCGTGCGGGAAGGCCTCCCCGGGTGAGCACCGTCGATTCTCAAGAGGCCGATCACGGCGAGGGACAGCAGGAGGCCGACCAGGTGTCCGGCCTTGCGTAGGTCGACCTTGCGACGGGTGTCCATCACGTAGCACTCCTCGACCAGACCCCTCGCCGGATGGTGGCGAAGGAGTACGGCAGCATCCAGGCCAGGAGCAACGTGGAGAGCAGGCCCATCGCCGGCCGGTAGATCCAGCGGCTGTCGCCGGGGTTGTCGATCAGGAAGGCGATGCCGTAGGCGCAGCCCTTGAAGATGATTCCGCACAGATAGAGCACGGTGAGGAGGGCCGCCCCGTGCATCGGCGCCCAGATCATGTGCCGGAAGGCCATCAGCGGTGCGGCGGTCACCCACAGGACGTGGCCGTAGTAGAGGGTCGCCGGCCCAGGGCCCATGCGCCACATGAAGGTGCCGGTGAAGCACAGGTTGCGGATGAAGCTCTTCTTCCAGCGGATCTGCTGCTTCATCAGGGGCCGGAAGCGGGGCGGTGCATTGGTCCACACCTTGGCCGAATAGACGTAGCCGACCCGCCATCTGCGCTCCGGGTAGTCCCGCTCCGTGACGAACGGCGAATCCGCGTACTGGGCCTTGAGCGACTGGCCCCTCCACACCTGCCCGAGGACGTACCCGGTGAGCTGGCGGTCGGTGGAGAAGCGGAAGGGGGCGCCCATGAAATGGTCGTTGGCCCAGGCGGGCAGGTAGTTGAAGATGGCGTCGCGCCGGAACACCGCCAACGGGCCGGAGACGCAGGTGACGGTGCCGAAGGTGGCCTCCGTCGCCTTCACCACCCGGAACTGGCCCTCGAACCAGACGTCCTGGGCCTTCGTCCAGAAGCTGAAGTCCGCGTTGAGCGCACGGGCGTGGCCGCTCACCGCGCCCAGTTCGCGGTGCGTGACGAGCGCGCGTACGCAGCGGGTGAGTGCGTCCGGGGCGAGGAAGCAGTCGGAGTCGGTCATGGCGATGATGTCGCCGTCGGCCTCCTCGCAGGCGCGGACCAGGGCGCCCTTCTTGCCGAGGTTCTTGTCCAGGCAGATGACCCTGATGTCGAGCTCCGTCTCCAGCCGGCGCAGCACGTCCTGGGTGCCGTCCTCGGACAGGTCGTCGACCACGACGACCTCGAGGTTCGGGTAGTCGCTCGTGGCCATGGAACGCACGCAGTCCTCGATGCACTCCACCTCGTCCTTGACCGCGAGCAGGAAGCTCACCTTCGGCGTCGTGGGCAGCGCGGGAAAGCTGTCGAGATCCTTCGGCCGTTTCCGCAGGGGGCGTTCGGACGGGTCGTCGTAGCGGGTGTAGGCGAGGTAGAACATGATGATCGTGCCGAGCAGGACCATGAAGCCGTAGCTCAGCAACAGGGGGTCCTGCAGCAGCGCCGGCGCCCCGCGGGCCAGGAGCACCAGCAGCGGCAGCAGACAGATCAGGGTCAGTACGCGCCGTGCGTCGAAGCGGGTGTCCGGGTCCATCCGGTCCAGGCAGCGTCGCACCGGTCCGGGGCGGTGCGGCCGTGCCGAGCGAAGTGGTGGCAGGGGCGGCGGCGCCGGCTTCGGCCGGGTGGGTATGCCCTGATCCGGTCCGGACCGCTCCGGTCGCGGCCCGGTGGGCTGCACCTTCAGCCCCTGCGAGGCCGACACCGCGCCCGCGCCGGGAGGTCTGCGGTCGGCGTACGCGGCGTTCACAGGACCGCCTTGGCCTTGAGCGGTCCGAGACTGTAGGTGGCGTCCAGCACGGCCGGCTGATCGGCGAGCCATTCCAGTTCGGTGCCGGGCTGCACGGTGTGCACCACGACCAGGTCCCACTGCTCCGCCTCCGGCTCGGTGACACCGGCGAAGAGGTCGGGGCCGAGCTTGAGCGTGGTGATCAGCGGATCCGTGAAGTGCACCTTGGCGCCTTCGTCGGCCAGCTCCGCCAGGATCTCCAGGGCAGGCGACTCGCGCAGGTCCGCGACGCCCGACTTGTAGGTGACGCCCACGATCAGGATCCGGGCGCCCGCGGTGCTGGTGCCCCGATCGGCGAGGACGTCGTGCACGCGCCGCACCACCTGTCGCGGCCGGGCCGCGATCGCGGACATGGCTGTTTCGACGAGCGGGGAGGTGACGCGCAGCGCCCGCAACTGCCAGAGCAGGTAGTGCGGATCGCAGGGGATGCAGTGGCCGCCCACGCCCGGCCCGGGGTAGTGCGCCACGAAGCCGTAGGGCTTGGTCGCCGCCGCCTCGATGATCGGCTGTGGCTGCAGGCCGAGAGCCCGGCAGTCCTCGGCGAACTCGTTGGCCAGTGCGAGGTTGACGGCCCGGAACGTGTTCTCCCACAGCTTGGTCATCTCGGCTTCCTCGGTCGAGGGGAGCACGTGCACGGCGGGGGCGGTCCGGTGCAGCACGGCCGCGGCCAGGCTGGTGCTCAGCTCGCCCATGCCGCCGACCACGCGGGTGGTGCGGTTGTGCGGGTGTTCGGCACGGCCTGGGTCGATGCGCTCGGGCGAGAACGCCACGAACACGTCGCTGCCGACCTGGAACCCTCGCTCGGTCAGCGGCTGCGCCAGCAGATCCCGGGTGGCGCCCACGTAGGTGGTGGAGGTGAGGATCAGCAGCTGACCGGGCACGGCGTGCTCGACCACCGAGGCGCAGGCCGCGGAGAGTGCGTCAAGGTCGGGTACGAGGTGGCGGTCGATCGGGGTGGGCACGCAGATCACGACGGTACGGGCCCGGGCGATCGCGGCGTGGTCCGACGTGATGGTGAACCGCGGGTCGTCCACGTACGCGGCGAGGCGCTGGTGGTCGGCGGGCAGCAGATCCACCTCTTGGCGGCGGATGGCCTCCAGCCGGTTCTCGCTGAGGTCGATGCCGATGACCTCGTTGCCTGCTGCGAGCAGGGCCAGGCTGGTGGGCAGGCCGACGTACCCGAGGCCGACGACAGCGACGGGTGCCGCGGCGTGGTCGATCTGTGCGGACTTGTGGCCGTTGCCGACATCAGGGACCCGCTGGGCGCTCTGCGGGACAGGAAGTTGAGGCATCGGTGCTCACCCGGCCTGGAGAGTGGATGGATGTATCCTGATGATGTATGTTTACAGCGTATATGTCCATATTGGCACCGCGTGAACGGGGGGTCAAGGGGTGGACGGCCTGCCGGTACGGAAGCGGTCGAGCCCGGCGTTGACTCGCGCGTCCCCTCGTGTGACGATATTCGTATACGACGTAAATATACGGCTTAACGCCCGTGGGGCGATCATGAGTGCTCCCATTGAGGACTACGCCCTCATCAGTGACCTGGAAACGGCCGCCATGGTCGGCAGGGACGGCTCCGTCGACTGGCTGTGCCTGCCCCGTTTCGACTCGCCGGCCTGTCTGGCCGCGCTGCTCGGCACGCTTGACAACGGGTTCTGGCGGGTCGCCCCCGTCGCCCCCGTCGCATGCGCACAGCGGGCCTACCGGCCGGACACGCTGGTTCTGGACACGCGGTGGGAGACCCCGACCGGGACCGTGCGGGTCATCGACTTCATGCCGCCCCGGGCCCAACTTCCCTGCGTCGTGCGGGTGATCGAAGGGCTCTCGGGCGCCGTACCCATGCGCAGCGAGCTGCGACTGCGCTTCCATCAGGGCCGGGTGGTGCCCTGGATCCGGGCCGTCGACCGGTGTGCGGTGGCGGTCGCCGGCCCGGACGCCGTCTGGCTGGACGCCGACGGCCCGGTGTCGGCGCTCGACCGCGAGGACTCCACTCTGTACGACTTCACGGTCCCGGCGGGACGGCGGCTGGCGCTGACGCTGGCCTGGTCGCCCTCCCATGTGCCGCAGACGCCTGCGCCGCTGAGCGTTCCGGCCGAGACCCTGCTGAAGGAGACCGGTGACTTCTGGCGGCGCTGGAGCGCCCGGTGCCGCTACGAGGGACCCTGGCAGGACGCCGTCGTACGCTCCCTGATCACCCTGAAGGCGCTCACCTACGCACCCACGGGTGGCGTCGTCGCCGCCCCCACGACGTCATTGCCCGGATGCATCGGCGGCGAACGCAACTGGGACCACCGCTACTGCTGGCTGCGCGACTCCACCCTGACCCTGTCCTGTCTGCTGCGCAGCGGTTACCGCGACGAGGCGGCGGCCTGGGTGGACTGGCTGGTGCGGGCGATCGCGGGCGATCCCACCGACCTGCAGACCGTGTACGGCGTGGGCGGGCAGCGGCTGTTGCCGGAGACCGAGGCGCCCTGGCTGCTCGGCTACGAGGGGTCGCGGCCGGTCCGGTTCGGCAACTCCGCGGCGGGCCAGTTCCAGTTGGACGTCTACGGTGAGGTCCTGGACGCCCTCTGCCTGTCGCTGCGGGCCGGGATCCCCATGCCGGCCCATGTGTGGAGCCTGGTGGAAGCGATGATGGGCTATCTGCAGCGGCACTGGCGGGAGCCGGACCACGGGCTGTGGCAGGTGCGCGGGCGGGGACGGCAGTTCGTCCACTCGAAGGTCATGGCCTGGGTGGCTGCCGACCGGGCGGTGCGGATGGGGGAGTTGCTCGGCCGCAACGGCTCTTCCGGCCAATGGCGTGCCATGCGGGACGAGG
This genomic window contains:
- a CDS encoding polysaccharide deacetylase family protein: MTATGPTPEPNPLLDALRGRAGRSVRLLGHWLVRAGLILLALSVLMLPFYVASQYYLEQKYVSKQASPPVTHIDATAAATASRLSLELPAATAPVVLTYHDVNSGNPSKYVVTPAAFDAQMAALKKAGYRSLTSQEFVNYLKGGPAPPRSVFITFDDGPRGLWSNADRILARHHLHGSVFLITSRVDDRPYYLSWREIGRMAGSGRWDFQAHTHNLHHRAPTDAAGHRGSALSNRLWLNDRHRLETRSEYQARVSADIRTNIDKFRSHGLPTPQLFAYPFSEASERGNLPTGSTLRSLLSKHYAATLSNKSPDPLGPPVAASRRAAADRTVQRLEVTDSTTPDELLSDVAEWTQRPPVASSPLTEPALWTRDDGTGGRGIDVFTGRRPFAGTDHYAAAAYRPLGSVDWTDYRVDATITGLANGTNQAAVSVRNRTRNLVVISVSQDTATLEHGGRKVVVRKLAQKSSHTLSVSVRGATTTARVDGTTELSWVAENVPATELTGGFGIRVGSNRTGAAPPAFSELRLSPLPQKTPTAAVTRQTVTESAPLAPNAYWQSAPGVRAPFQIKDGAITPLGRVALSSLGAYEPARTQEWTDYTTSGTISKLYDSGVKGAIQVRVGSPQVISVQVSHSRLEVLSGNADSQSLVGARDLKAADSHQVSVTVTGRSTVIRVDGTVRMTLPAEGEAGGVAYAAYRDATRLSWPPLAGLKVVPVAGG
- a CDS encoding glycosyltransferase; its protein translation is MDPDTRFDARRVLTLICLLPLLVLLARGAPALLQDPLLLSYGFMVLLGTIIMFYLAYTRYDDPSERPLRKRPKDLDSFPALPTTPKVSFLLAVKDEVECIEDCVRSMATSDYPNLEVVVVDDLSEDGTQDVLRRLETELDIRVICLDKNLGKKGALVRACEEADGDIIAMTDSDCFLAPDALTRCVRALVTHRELGAVSGHARALNADFSFWTKAQDVWFEGQFRVVKATEATFGTVTCVSGPLAVFRRDAIFNYLPAWANDHFMGAPFRFSTDRQLTGYVLGQVWRGQSLKAQYADSPFVTERDYPERRWRVGYVYSAKVWTNAPPRFRPLMKQQIRWKKSFIRNLCFTGTFMWRMGPGPATLYYGHVLWVTAAPLMAFRHMIWAPMHGAALLTVLYLCGIIFKGCAYGIAFLIDNPGDSRWIYRPAMGLLSTLLLAWMLPYSFATIRRGVWSRSAT
- a CDS encoding nucleotide sugar dehydrogenase gives rise to the protein MPQLPVPQSAQRVPDVGNGHKSAQIDHAAAPVAVVGLGYVGLPTSLALLAAGNEVIGIDLSENRLEAIRRQEVDLLPADHQRLAAYVDDPRFTITSDHAAIARARTVVICVPTPIDRHLVPDLDALSAACASVVEHAVPGQLLILTSTTYVGATRDLLAQPLTERGFQVGSDVFVAFSPERIDPGRAEHPHNRTTRVVGGMGELSTSLAAAVLHRTAPAVHVLPSTEEAEMTKLWENTFRAVNLALANEFAEDCRALGLQPQPIIEAAATKPYGFVAHYPGPGVGGHCIPCDPHYLLWQLRALRVTSPLVETAMSAIAARPRQVVRRVHDVLADRGTSTAGARILIVGVTYKSGVADLRESPALEILAELADEGAKVHFTDPLITTLKLGPDLFAGVTEPEAEQWDLVVVHTVQPGTELEWLADQPAVLDATYSLGPLKAKAVL
- a CDS encoding glycoside hydrolase family 15 protein produces the protein MSAPIEDYALISDLETAAMVGRDGSVDWLCLPRFDSPACLAALLGTLDNGFWRVAPVAPVACAQRAYRPDTLVLDTRWETPTGTVRVIDFMPPRAQLPCVVRVIEGLSGAVPMRSELRLRFHQGRVVPWIRAVDRCAVAVAGPDAVWLDADGPVSALDREDSTLYDFTVPAGRRLALTLAWSPSHVPQTPAPLSVPAETLLKETGDFWRRWSARCRYEGPWQDAVVRSLITLKALTYAPTGGVVAAPTTSLPGCIGGERNWDHRYCWLRDSTLTLSCLLRSGYRDEAAAWVDWLVRAIAGDPTDLQTVYGVGGQRLLPETEAPWLLGYEGSRPVRFGNSAAGQFQLDVYGEVLDALCLSLRAGIPMPAHVWSLVEAMMGYLQRHWREPDHGLWQVRGRGRQFVHSKVMAWVAADRAVRMGELLGRNGSSGQWRAMRDEVHRQVCREGWDAHQQSFVQSYGSTALDASALLMPRLGFLPARDERVRGTVRAMRGLDHGGFVRRYAASGDGVHAVDGVRGSEGAFVACSLWYADALAGTGRAEQAREVFERVLATRNDVGLLAEQWAPDTGRQLGNAPQASSHIALVETAFALSPSSPGPASRHHGRAG